A single Nitrospira sp. SG-bin1 DNA region contains:
- the tpiA gene encoding triose-phosphate isomerase (Reversibly isomerizes the ketone sugar dihydroxyacetone phosphate to the aldehyde sugar glyceraldehyde-3-phosphate) — MRPVLIVGNWKMNKTASEAAIFIRELLTRLPGPSATVELVVAPPFTALESVRRALGASAPIQLGAQDMFWEDHGAYTGEISAPMLKDLGCRYVILGHSERRTLFGEQGDLIQKKVRAALKHGLRPILCIGESLAQRENGSTDDVLTRQLRESLSDLTTEALASVTIAYEPVWAIGTGKSATVEQAVAAHRTIRDVLGAIRTSSVADCTRVLYGGSVTPQNIESLLASDQIDGALIGGACLQVESFATIAAAASAARSIGV, encoded by the coding sequence GTGCGTCCTGTCCTGATCGTCGGCAATTGGAAAATGAACAAGACCGCGTCTGAAGCGGCCATTTTCATTCGCGAGTTGCTTACACGTCTTCCCGGTCCGTCCGCAACCGTTGAGCTCGTCGTCGCTCCTCCCTTTACCGCCTTGGAATCGGTGCGCAGGGCGCTGGGTGCTTCCGCTCCCATTCAACTTGGAGCGCAGGACATGTTCTGGGAAGATCACGGGGCCTATACCGGAGAGATTTCCGCGCCGATGCTGAAAGACCTGGGGTGTCGCTATGTGATTCTTGGCCATTCCGAACGGCGAACGCTCTTTGGCGAACAGGGCGACCTCATTCAAAAGAAAGTCCGAGCGGCACTCAAACACGGGCTCCGTCCGATTCTCTGCATCGGCGAGTCGCTCGCGCAACGAGAGAACGGTTCGACGGATGACGTCCTGACACGGCAATTGCGCGAGAGTCTGTCGGATCTGACCACGGAAGCGCTGGCTTCTGTCACCATCGCGTATGAACCGGTCTGGGCCATCGGCACCGGTAAGTCCGCGACGGTCGAGCAAGCGGTCGCCGCCCATCGCACCATTCGTGATGTCCTCGGCGCCATCCGAACTTCCTCGGTCGCAGACTGCACGAGGGTTCTTTATGGAGGAAGCGTCACACCCCAGAATATCGAATCGCTGCTGGCCTCGGATCAGATCGACGGCGCGCTCATCGGCGGTGCTTGTCTCCAAGTCGAGTCCTTTGCTACAATTGCCGCGGCCGCTTCAGCCGCTCGATCAATCGGAGTCTGA
- the pgk gene encoding phosphoglycerate kinase (Converts 3-phospho-D-glycerate to 3-phospho-D-glyceroyl phosphate during the glycolysis pathway), with protein sequence MHKQTIDDVQLRGKRVIIRADFNVPLDESLQITDDTRIRSTLPTINRVVDEGAKVILCSHLGRPKGAFDPKYSLAPVAKRLGRLLGKDVIFAPDCIGPAVEKLVAKMKDGDVLLLENLRFHAGEEKNDDDFAKALASLGDVFINDAFGAAHRAHASTVGITKHIKDSAAGALLKKEIEYLEGAVANPVRPFAAILGGAKVSGKIGVIENLGKKVDKVIIGGGMAFTFLKAKGMEIGNSLCEMDMLDFARGIEDHALSRGVKFYLPVDCVVAASREVGAETKIVPVQEIPKGWYALDIGPASVKLFNEAVQNAKTILWNGPMGVFEIDAYARGTLAMAHAIADAYALTIVGGGETALAVHRAGVSENMSFISTGGGAALELLEGKTLPGLAALPDRQN encoded by the coding sequence TTGCACAAACAAACCATCGACGATGTGCAACTTCGTGGCAAACGGGTCATCATCCGGGCCGATTTCAACGTTCCGCTCGATGAGTCACTGCAGATCACGGACGACACCCGCATTCGCTCGACCTTGCCCACGATCAATCGAGTGGTCGATGAGGGCGCTAAGGTCATCCTTTGCTCTCATCTCGGTCGCCCGAAGGGAGCCTTTGATCCAAAATACAGCCTCGCCCCGGTGGCCAAGCGTCTCGGACGACTGCTCGGAAAGGATGTCATTTTCGCACCGGACTGCATAGGTCCGGCCGTCGAAAAATTGGTCGCCAAGATGAAGGACGGGGATGTCCTCCTGCTGGAAAATCTCCGTTTTCATGCCGGCGAGGAAAAAAATGACGATGATTTTGCGAAGGCCCTCGCCTCGTTGGGTGACGTCTTCATCAATGACGCCTTTGGGGCGGCACACCGAGCCCATGCGTCGACGGTTGGAATCACCAAGCACATCAAGGATTCCGCGGCGGGAGCGCTGCTCAAGAAAGAAATCGAATATCTTGAAGGAGCCGTCGCCAATCCGGTCCGGCCGTTTGCCGCGATTCTCGGAGGAGCGAAGGTGTCGGGCAAGATCGGTGTGATTGAAAACCTGGGTAAGAAGGTCGATAAAGTCATCATCGGCGGCGGGATGGCCTTTACGTTCTTGAAGGCCAAAGGCATGGAGATCGGCAATTCTCTGTGCGAGATGGACATGCTGGACTTTGCCAGAGGTATCGAGGACCACGCCCTCTCACGCGGGGTCAAGTTCTACTTGCCCGTCGACTGTGTGGTCGCGGCCAGCCGAGAGGTGGGCGCAGAAACGAAAATCGTCCCGGTACAGGAAATTCCCAAAGGGTGGTATGCCCTCGATATCGGTCCGGCTTCCGTCAAACTTTTCAATGAGGCGGTCCAAAATGCCAAAACCATCCTATGGAACGGACCAATGGGGGTGTTTGAAATCGATGCGTATGCGAGAGGCACACTCGCCATGGCCCATGCCATCGCCGATGCCTACGCCCTGACGATCGTCGGCGGCGGCGAGACCGCCTTGGCCGTTCATCGGGCCGGTGTATCGGAGAATATGTCGTTTATCTCGACCGGTGGCGGCGCGGCCCTCGAATTGCTCGAAGGCAAAACGCTTCCGGGTCTCGCGGCCTTGCCTGACCGCCAAAACTGA
- a CDS encoding type I glyceraldehyde-3-phosphate dehydrogenase, protein MAIRIGINGFGRIGRNVLRASMGDKDLQIVAINDLTDAKTLAYLLKYDSVHGTLPATVEAKENQILVDGTPIQVLAIKDPKELPWKALNVDVVIESTGRFTDREAAGKHLSAGAKHVIISAPAKDPDVTIVLGVNDNKFDPKSHHIVSNASCTTNCLAPVAKVLLETFGIKHGIMTTIHSYTNDQQLLDLPHKDLRRARAAGMSMIPTSTGAAKALHLVIPELKGKLDGLAIRVPTPNVSLVDLTVETEKDCDVASVNAAFKKAAEGPLKGILKYSEDPIVSIDQKGDAHSATVDAPLTNVVDKRLVKVTAWYDNEWGYSCRVRDLVKVLAGKSTAA, encoded by the coding sequence ATGGCCATTCGAATTGGAATCAATGGATTCGGACGCATCGGGCGCAACGTCTTGCGCGCTTCGATGGGCGACAAAGATCTGCAGATCGTCGCCATCAACGATCTCACGGACGCCAAAACGCTTGCTTATCTTCTCAAATACGACTCCGTGCACGGAACCCTGCCGGCCACGGTGGAGGCCAAGGAAAACCAGATTCTCGTCGATGGGACACCCATTCAAGTCCTCGCGATCAAAGATCCGAAGGAGTTGCCCTGGAAGGCACTGAACGTCGACGTGGTAATTGAATCGACCGGGCGATTCACCGATCGGGAAGCGGCCGGCAAACATCTCTCCGCCGGTGCCAAGCACGTGATTATTTCTGCTCCGGCGAAAGATCCCGATGTGACCATCGTCTTGGGTGTAAACGACAATAAGTTCGACCCGAAATCACATCATATTGTGTCCAATGCCTCTTGCACAACCAACTGCCTGGCTCCGGTCGCCAAAGTTCTGCTGGAAACGTTCGGCATCAAGCACGGAATCATGACGACGATCCATTCCTATACCAACGATCAGCAGTTGCTGGACCTGCCTCACAAAGACCTTCGACGTGCCCGCGCCGCCGGCATGTCGATGATTCCCACCAGCACCGGCGCGGCCAAAGCGCTGCACCTCGTGATTCCTGAACTCAAGGGCAAGTTGGATGGGCTCGCCATTCGGGTACCCACGCCGAACGTCTCACTGGTCGACCTGACGGTGGAAACCGAGAAGGATTGTGACGTCGCATCCGTCAATGCCGCCTTCAAGAAAGCCGCGGAGGGCCCCCTGAAGGGCATTCTCAAGTATTCCGAAGACCCTATCGTTTCGATCGACCAAAAAGGAGACGCTCACTCGGCCACCGTCGATGCCCCGTTGACCAACGTCGTGGACAAGCGCCTGGTCAAAGTCACGGCGTGGTACGACAACGAGTGGGGCTATTCCTGCCGCGTCCGCGACCTCGTCAAGGTTCTTGCCGGAAAATCGACGGCGGCCTAA
- a CDS encoding glycine--tRNA ligase subunit alpha: MTFQELILALHRFWADHGCVVHQPYDMEMGAGTFHPATFLRSLGPEPWRAAYAQPCRRPTDGRYGENPNRMQHYYQYQVVLKPAPDNIQELYLESLARLGIDPKQHDIRFIQDDWESPTLGAWGLGWEVRLDGMEITQFTYFQEIGGIELSPITGEITYGTERIAMYLQQVNNVFDLAWTDSIKYGDIHHETEVQGSRYNFEEGDVPMLMQMFQSYEAECKRLLVQTDKRLTLPAYDYCIKSSHAFNLLDARGAISVAERTGYIARVRALARHCAERYIEERAAMGHPLLTRESKAVKSVKARSKAGAGRT, from the coding sequence GTGACATTCCAAGAACTTATCCTTGCCCTCCATCGATTCTGGGCCGATCACGGTTGTGTCGTCCATCAACCCTATGACATGGAAATGGGTGCGGGGACGTTTCATCCGGCCACCTTTTTGCGATCACTCGGACCGGAACCGTGGCGGGCGGCCTATGCACAGCCCTGCCGTCGTCCGACGGACGGCCGCTATGGGGAAAATCCCAACCGCATGCAGCATTATTATCAGTATCAGGTTGTCCTAAAACCGGCGCCCGACAACATCCAGGAGCTGTATCTGGAGAGTCTGGCCCGGCTGGGAATCGATCCGAAGCAACACGACATCCGCTTCATCCAGGATGATTGGGAATCGCCGACGTTGGGAGCGTGGGGGCTCGGCTGGGAAGTGCGGTTGGATGGGATGGAGATCACCCAATTCACCTACTTTCAAGAAATCGGCGGGATCGAGCTCAGCCCGATCACGGGTGAAATCACGTATGGGACCGAGCGGATCGCCATGTATTTGCAGCAGGTGAACAACGTATTTGATCTGGCCTGGACGGATTCGATCAAATACGGTGACATTCATCATGAAACCGAGGTGCAGGGGTCGCGCTACAACTTCGAAGAGGGCGACGTGCCGATGCTGATGCAGATGTTTCAGTCGTATGAGGCGGAGTGCAAGCGGCTGCTGGTGCAGACCGACAAGCGGTTGACTCTGCCGGCCTACGACTACTGCATCAAGTCGTCCCATGCGTTCAACCTCCTGGATGCACGTGGTGCCATCAGTGTCGCGGAACGGACCGGCTACATCGCCAGAGTACGGGCGCTGGCCAGGCACTGTGCCGAGCGCTATATCGAAGAGCGGGCGGCGATGGGCCATCCGTTGTTGACTCGTGAGAGTAAAGCCGTGAAGTCCGTCAAAGCCCGCTCAAAAGCCGGAGCGGGTCGAACGTAG
- a CDS encoding pyruvate, phosphate dikinase (catalyzes the formation of phosphoenolpyruvate from pyruvate), whose translation MAKKYVYYFGDGKAEGTSNMKELLGGKGAGLAEMTNLGISVPPGFTITTEACIEYYKYGKKYPPGMWEATLAALKRVERSMGMGFGNPEKPLLVSVRSGARASMPGMMDTVLNVGLTLKTVEGLAAKTKNERFAQDSYRRFVTMFGNIVMGVPREHFEAILNHKKEEMGVTHETQLDARGLRDLVGRFKSLVKEETGKEFPDDPIEQLRMAINAVFSSWNGARAITYRRLNGIPDHWGTAVNVVAMVFGNMGDTSGTGVAFTRDPNTGEHKFFGECLMNAQGEDVVAGIRTPLPVSALAKNVPAAYKDLEHTYKKLEKHYRDMLDLEFTIQEGKLYMLQTRVGKRTGISAVRIAVDMVKEGLITKREAVQRVGPDQLAQYLYPIFDSKVESSSIPLGKGLPAGPGAAAGKIALTPDRAVEMKAAGQRVVLVREETSPDDIHGMNAATGFLTARGGMTSHAAVVARQMGKVCVAGCEAVQVVDVQSVRIGSKVFHEGDYISVNGSTGNVYDGDVPVVESEIIQVVQGKLDAKKSPKYQLFATLLSWADDQRRLRVRANADVPDQARIARGFGAEGIGLCRTEHMFFAEDRISIMQKMILARTKEEREKFLDQLLPLQKQDFIGLYREMEGFPVTIRLLDPPLHEFLPKREELMVEIAQLELTGNDGSKLEEKRRLLTRVEELHEFNPMLGLRGCRLGITMPEITRMQARGIMEAACELAKEGKKIVPEIMIPLVGMVSEMKSQKDLVREVAQETMKRYGVKLNYLVGTMIELPRAAVTADRIAREAEFFSFGTNDLTQTTFGFSRDDAAKFIDFYRAEKIMDSDPFAVLDREGVGSLMKQAIEGGRKTRAGIKLGICGEHGGDPSSVEFCHRLGLDYVSCSPFRVAIARLAAAQAAIAEADAKPSASKKTAMARAKTVKSAEVSKSSRRAKPALKTPSGSRKKR comes from the coding sequence GTGGCAAAGAAATACGTCTACTATTTCGGCGACGGCAAAGCCGAGGGCACCTCGAACATGAAGGAGCTGCTCGGTGGAAAGGGTGCGGGATTGGCCGAGATGACGAATCTCGGTATCTCCGTCCCGCCCGGTTTCACGATCACGACGGAAGCCTGTATCGAATACTATAAGTACGGTAAGAAATATCCACCAGGGATGTGGGAGGCGACGTTGGCCGCCCTGAAGCGTGTGGAGCGATCGATGGGCATGGGATTCGGCAATCCCGAAAAGCCGTTGCTAGTGTCCGTGCGATCCGGTGCCCGGGCCTCGATGCCGGGCATGATGGACACGGTGCTCAATGTGGGCCTTACGCTGAAGACGGTGGAAGGGCTTGCCGCCAAGACGAAGAACGAGCGGTTCGCCCAAGACAGCTATCGTCGCTTCGTCACGATGTTCGGCAATATCGTGATGGGGGTGCCCCGCGAACATTTTGAAGCGATTCTGAACCATAAGAAAGAAGAAATGGGCGTGACCCACGAGACGCAATTGGACGCGCGGGGCTTGCGGGATCTCGTTGGGCGATTCAAGTCGTTGGTGAAGGAAGAAACCGGGAAGGAGTTTCCGGATGATCCGATCGAACAGCTCCGGATGGCGATCAATGCCGTCTTCTCGTCGTGGAATGGTGCACGCGCCATTACCTATCGGCGGTTGAACGGGATTCCGGACCATTGGGGTACCGCCGTCAACGTGGTCGCGATGGTGTTTGGCAACATGGGCGATACCAGCGGGACCGGTGTGGCATTCACCCGCGATCCGAACACCGGTGAACATAAATTCTTCGGCGAATGCCTGATGAATGCGCAGGGCGAAGACGTCGTGGCCGGCATCAGAACGCCGCTGCCGGTCAGCGCGCTCGCTAAAAATGTTCCGGCTGCCTACAAGGACCTCGAACACACCTATAAGAAACTGGAAAAGCATTACCGAGACATGCTCGACCTGGAATTCACAATCCAGGAGGGCAAGCTCTACATGCTGCAGACGCGTGTCGGAAAGCGGACCGGGATCTCGGCGGTGCGTATCGCCGTCGACATGGTGAAGGAAGGATTGATTACCAAGCGTGAAGCGGTGCAGCGGGTCGGCCCCGATCAATTAGCGCAATACCTCTATCCAATTTTTGACTCGAAAGTAGAATCCAGCTCGATCCCATTGGGTAAGGGGTTGCCGGCCGGTCCCGGTGCGGCGGCGGGGAAGATCGCGCTGACCCCTGACCGCGCAGTCGAGATGAAGGCGGCCGGTCAACGGGTCGTGCTCGTTCGAGAGGAAACCAGCCCGGACGACATTCACGGCATGAACGCGGCGACCGGATTCCTGACCGCGCGCGGCGGGATGACGTCGCATGCGGCGGTGGTGGCGCGGCAGATGGGCAAAGTGTGCGTGGCCGGCTGTGAAGCGGTCCAGGTGGTCGATGTCCAATCGGTGCGGATCGGGTCGAAGGTGTTCCACGAAGGGGATTATATCTCCGTCAACGGGTCGACCGGGAATGTCTACGACGGCGACGTCCCGGTGGTGGAGTCGGAAATCATTCAAGTGGTGCAAGGGAAGCTGGATGCCAAAAAGTCGCCGAAGTACCAGCTGTTCGCCACGTTGCTCTCGTGGGCCGACGACCAACGCCGGTTGCGCGTTCGGGCCAACGCCGACGTGCCCGACCAGGCCAGGATCGCGAGAGGCTTCGGAGCGGAAGGCATCGGATTGTGCCGGACCGAACACATGTTCTTCGCAGAAGACCGTATTTCGATCATGCAAAAGATGATCTTGGCACGGACCAAGGAAGAACGTGAAAAATTTCTTGATCAACTGTTGCCGTTGCAAAAACAAGATTTTATCGGGCTCTATCGGGAGATGGAGGGTTTCCCGGTCACAATCCGTTTGCTCGATCCGCCGCTCCACGAGTTTTTGCCGAAGCGCGAGGAACTCATGGTTGAGATCGCGCAACTTGAGTTGACGGGGAATGACGGGTCCAAGCTCGAGGAGAAACGCCGATTGCTGACCCGAGTGGAGGAACTCCATGAATTCAACCCCATGCTCGGTCTGCGGGGATGTCGGCTGGGAATCACGATGCCGGAAATCACCCGCATGCAGGCGAGGGGGATCATGGAAGCGGCCTGCGAGTTGGCGAAGGAAGGCAAGAAGATCGTGCCGGAGATCATGATTCCCCTCGTGGGCATGGTCTCCGAAATGAAATCCCAGAAAGATTTGGTGAGAGAGGTCGCACAGGAGACGATGAAACGGTACGGCGTGAAATTGAATTACTTGGTCGGCACGATGATCGAGTTGCCGCGCGCGGCAGTGACGGCCGATCGGATCGCGCGGGAGGCGGAATTCTTCTCGTTTGGGACGAACGACCTGACGCAGACGACGTTTGGCTTCTCGCGCGACGATGCGGCCAAGTTCATCGATTTCTATAGGGCCGAGAAGATCATGGATTCGGATCCCTTCGCCGTGCTCGACCGCGAAGGCGTCGGTTCACTGATGAAACAGGCGATCGAAGGCGGGCGCAAGACGAGGGCCGGCATCAAGTTGGGCATCTGCGGTGAACATGGCGGCGATCCCAGCTCCGTCGAGTTTTGCCATCGGCTCGGGTTGGACTATGTGAGTTGTTCGCCGTTCCGAGTGGCCATTGCGCGGCTGGCGGCGGCACAGGCTGCGATCGCCGAAGCGGACGCCAAGCCGTCAGCATCCAAGAAAACCGCGATGGCGCGCGCCAAGACGGTGAAGTCCGCGGAGGTGTCAAAGTCTTCGAGGCGGGCCAAGCCGGCGCTCAAGACGCCTTCAGGCAGCCGCAAGAAACGGTGA
- a CDS encoding riboflavin biosynthesis protein RibD, producing MTLALRLAEKGQGTTSPNPMVGAVVVRQDKIVGRGFHLRPGTPHAEIPALRQAGKQTQGATLYVTLEPCCHLKKRTPPCVPEILRARVRRVVIAMQDPNPSVRGKGIAALRRAGLSVTVGVARSKAEELNKAYCHWIQTGRPYVTLKAGMTLDGKVATASGESRWITGELSRREVHQLRGSMDAVLVGVGTVLIDDPALTARTGTGLDKLASRQPLRIVVDSLLRTPLKAHILTQQDKAKTIIATTPAAPAVRRSQFQKKVIELLTLPVDRRRVSLSALLQELGRRGITSLLLEGGSEINAAMLKAKLVDHIRLYVAPLLLGGQNAKGVIGGESPARLGGAIALRHVITRFVGNDVVVEGDL from the coding sequence ATGACCCTGGCGCTTCGTCTCGCCGAGAAGGGCCAGGGAACGACCAGTCCGAATCCGATGGTTGGAGCCGTCGTGGTTCGCCAAGACAAGATCGTCGGACGGGGTTTTCACCTCCGACCCGGGACTCCTCACGCAGAAATTCCCGCGCTCCGGCAGGCAGGGAAGCAGACTCAAGGCGCCACATTGTACGTGACCCTTGAGCCCTGCTGCCATCTCAAGAAACGAACCCCTCCTTGTGTCCCGGAGATCCTCCGCGCTCGTGTCCGCCGTGTGGTGATTGCGATGCAGGATCCGAATCCATCCGTAAGGGGAAAAGGAATTGCAGCGCTTCGGCGGGCCGGACTCTCGGTCACGGTCGGAGTGGCCCGCTCGAAGGCGGAGGAATTGAACAAGGCCTATTGTCATTGGATACAAACAGGTCGTCCTTATGTGACGCTCAAGGCGGGCATGACGCTTGATGGCAAGGTGGCCACGGCCTCTGGTGAATCTCGGTGGATTACCGGGGAGTTGTCCAGGAGAGAAGTCCATCAGCTCCGCGGTAGTATGGATGCGGTTCTAGTCGGAGTCGGCACAGTGTTGATCGACGATCCTGCGCTGACCGCGAGAACCGGAACAGGATTGGATAAATTGGCGTCACGGCAGCCTCTTCGCATCGTAGTCGATAGCCTCCTGCGCACTCCTTTGAAGGCACATATTCTGACACAACAGGACAAGGCTAAAACGATTATCGCCACCACTCCCGCGGCTCCTGCGGTGCGGCGATCGCAGTTTCAGAAAAAGGTTATCGAATTACTCACGCTTCCTGTAGATCGGCGTCGTGTCTCGTTGTCCGCATTGCTTCAAGAACTCGGTCGGCGCGGTATCACGTCTCTCCTCCTGGAGGGGGGGAGTGAGATCAATGCGGCGATGCTGAAGGCCAAACTGGTCGATCACATTCGTCTCTACGTGGCGCCGCTGCTGCTTGGCGGGCAGAATGCCAAGGGTGTGATCGGAGGAGAAAGTCCGGCACGGCTTGGCGGTGCGATCGCGTTACGGCATGTGATAACCAGGTTCGTCGGCAATGATGTGGTGGTGGAAGGAGATCTGTGA
- a CDS encoding riboflavin synthase subunit alpha: MFSGIVEEMGGITVLRKTLAGAKLTILASTVMGDLKVGDSVSVNGICLTVVSRSERDFSVEVSPETLSVTTLGSFAVGMPVNLERAMKLNERIGGHLVAGHVDGVGVIRTRHQDANAIILTIEAPQNILRYCVVKGSITVDGISLTINDVSDNGFSVTIIPHTAKVTTLGLKQVKDTVNLESDLIGKYVERLLQERGQVSPKPAPVIDKDYLQKRGLI; this comes from the coding sequence ATGTTCTCTGGCATCGTTGAAGAAATGGGCGGGATTACCGTCCTGAGAAAAACGCTGGCGGGAGCCAAGCTCACGATTTTGGCCTCGACCGTGATGGGCGACCTCAAAGTGGGTGACAGCGTCAGCGTGAATGGAATTTGTCTGACGGTCGTCTCGAGGAGCGAGCGTGACTTTTCCGTGGAAGTCTCGCCTGAAACGCTCTCGGTGACGACGCTCGGCAGTTTCGCCGTAGGCATGCCGGTCAATCTAGAACGAGCCATGAAGCTCAACGAGCGCATCGGCGGGCATCTGGTGGCCGGTCATGTGGATGGTGTGGGTGTCATTCGTACCCGACATCAAGACGCCAATGCGATCATCCTCACCATCGAAGCGCCGCAAAACATCCTGCGATACTGCGTGGTAAAAGGTTCCATCACGGTCGATGGGATCAGCTTGACCATCAATGACGTGAGCGACAATGGGTTCTCCGTCACCATCATTCCGCACACCGCCAAAGTGACGACGTTAGGTCTGAAACAGGTCAAAGATACCGTGAATCTGGAGTCCGATCTCATCGGCAAATACGTCGAGCGCCTGCTCCAAGAGCGTGGGCAGGTTTCGCCGAAACCGGCACCTGTTATCGACAAAGACTATCTTCAGAAGCGAGGATTGATCTGA
- a CDS encoding excinuclease ABC subunit A: MIRSFRSKATESLFADEEVPRFRAFERMARRKLLLLHRAKSLDDLRVPPGNRLEALRGTRKGQYSIRINDQWRICFVWAQGDARDVEIVDYH; this comes from the coding sequence ATGATACGGTCATTCCGGTCGAAGGCGACCGAGTCACTGTTTGCCGATGAAGAGGTGCCCCGCTTTCGCGCATTTGAGAGGATGGCCAGACGAAAGCTATTGCTGCTCCATCGGGCGAAGTCGCTGGATGATCTGCGCGTTCCGCCAGGAAACCGTTTAGAAGCCTTGCGTGGAACTCGAAAGGGACAGTACAGCATTCGTATTAACGATCAGTGGAGGATTTGTTTTGTGTGGGCTCAGGGCGATGCCCGTGATGTCGAGATTGTGGACTACCATTGA
- a CDS encoding XRE family transcriptional regulator — protein sequence MARKRLLEPIHPGEILFEEFMKPMNISINRLAREIHVSPGRISAIVNGKRAITADTALRLSRYLGTSSDLWIGLQGEFDLRVAKRTIGSEIERHIQQYVA from the coding sequence ATGGCGCGAAAACGCTTGCTGGAGCCGATACATCCGGGTGAAATTTTGTTTGAAGAGTTCATGAAGCCAATGAACATCAGCATTAATCGGCTTGCCCGTGAGATTCATGTCTCGCCGGGCCGGATCAGCGCCATCGTTAATGGAAAGCGTGCTATCACAGCCGATACCGCGCTCCGGCTCAGCCGGTATTTGGGAACGTCGTCGGATCTCTGGATCGGACTCCAGGGGGAGTTTGACCTACGAGTCGCCAAACGTACGATAGGGTCAGAAATCGAGAGGCATATCCAGCAATATGTTGCGTGA